The proteins below are encoded in one region of Takifugu rubripes chromosome 1, fTakRub1.2, whole genome shotgun sequence:
- the usp9 gene encoding ubiquitin carboxyl-terminal hydrolase 9X isoform X3, protein MTATTRGSPVGGNESQGQAPDAQSQPPLPQNQTSSPNSSNENSPVSPTDEQGQGDGTHRLEKEEPAFPHADLAKLDDMINRPRWVVPVLPKGELEVLLEAAIDLSKKGLDVKCEACQRFFRDGLTISFTKILTDEAVSGWKFEIHRCIINNTHRLVELCVAKLSQDWFPLLELLAMATNPHCKFHIYNGTRPSESVPAGAQLADDELFARPPDPRSPKGWLVDLINKFGTLNGFQILHDRFMSGQALNVQIIAALIKPFGQCYEFLTLHTVKKYFLPVIEMVPQFLENLTDEELKKEAKNEAKNDALSMIIKSLKNLASRVPGQEETVKNLEIFRLKMILRLLQISSFNGKMNALNEVNKVISSVSYYTHRHNPEEEEWLTAERMAEWIQQNHILSIVLRDSLHQPQYVEKLEKILRFVIKEKALTMQDLDNIWAAQAGKHEAIVKNVHDLLAKLAWDFSPEQLDHLFDCFKASWTNASKKQREKLLELIRRLAEDDKDGVMAHKVLNLLWNLAHSDDVPVDIMDQALSAHIKILDYSCSQDRDTQKIQWIDRFIEELRTNDKWVIPALKQIREICSLFGEAPQNLSQTQRSPHVFYRHDLINQLQHNHALVTLVAENLSAYMETMRQLSKEEQAEFDPQTVRPGSRYSHVQEVQERLNFLRFLLKDGQLWLCAPQAKQIWKCLAENAVFLCDREACFKWYSKLMGDEPDLDPDINKDFFENNVLQLDPSLLTENGMKCFERFFKAVNCREGKLVAKRRAYMMDDLELIGLDYLWRVVIQGSDDIASRAIDLLKEIYTNLGPKLQVNQVEIHEDFIQSCFDRLKASYDTLCVLDGDKDSINCARQEAIRMVRVLTVLKEYINECDSDYHEERTILPMSRAFRGKHITLIIRFPNQGRQVDDLDIWSHTNDTIGSVRRNILNRIKANAAHTKIELFIGGEVVDPADDRKLIGQLNLKDKTLITAKLTQVSTNMPSSPDSSSDSSTGSPGNHGNHYSDGPNPEVESCLPGVIMSLHLRYISFLWQVADLGCNLNMPLLRDGARVLMKLMPPDNTTVENLRAICLDHAKLGENSLSPSLDSRFFGPSPSQVLYLIEVVYALLMPASATLGEDASDFQYNFLKSGGLPLVLSMLTRNNFLPSADMETRRGAYLNALKIAKLLLTAVGFGHVKAVAEACQPSADGNIPVSPVRQLINQATHDQALVLQNALQNIPNPASECMLRNVAIRLAQQISDESFFQASKYIPDICVIRAVQKIVWASGCGTIQLVFSSNEEISKIYEKTNAAKEPDGEDEQVCCEALEVMTLCFALTPTTLDTLSKEKAWQTFIIDLLLHCHSKSVRQMAQEQFFLMATRCCMGHRPLLFFITLLFTVLGSTAKERAKHAGDYFTLLRHLLNYAYNSNINLPNAEVLLNNEIDWLKRIRDEVKRTGETGVEETILEGHLGVTKELLAFQTQEKKYYIGCEKGGANLIKELIDDFIFPASNVYLQYMKSGEFPTEQAIPVCSTPASINAGFELLVALAVGCVRNLKQIVDTLTDMYYLGCETLTEWEYLPPVGPRPNKGFVGLKNAGATCYMNSVIQQLYMIPPIRNGILAIEGTGTDVDDDMSGDEKQENESNVDPRDEVFSYHHQFDDKPSSKSEDRKEYNIGVLRHLQVIFGHLAASRLQYYVPRGFWKQFRLWGEPVNLREQHDALEFFNSLVDSLDEALKALGHPAMLSKVLGGSFADQKICQGCPHRYECEESFTTLNVDIRNHQNLLDSMEQYVKGDLLEGANAYHCEKCNKKVDTVKRLLIKKLPPVLAIQLKRFDYDWERECAIKFNDYFEFPRELDMEPYTVAGVAKLEGDDVNPENQVIQQNEPSEPTPSGSSKYRLVGVLVHSGQASGGHYYSYIIQRNGGDGEKNRWYKFDDGDVTECKMDDEEEMKNQCFGGEYMGEVFDHMMKRMSYRRQKRWWNAYILFYERMDSLDKDNEIVKYISDLTISATKPHQVKMPGVIECSVRKQNVQFMHNRMQYSLEYFQFIKKLLTCNSVYLNPPPGQDHLLPEAEEIAMISAQLAARFLFSTGFHTKKVVRGPASDWYDALCILLRHSKNVRFWFAHNVLFAYPNRFSEYLLECPSAEVRGAFAKLIVFIAHFSLPDGSCPSPTASPGPSAQGCDNLSLSDHLLRAVLNLLRREVSEHGRHLQQYFNLFVMYANLGKELALGHSAATTTCSSVNCLAEKTQLLKLNVPATFMLVALDEGPGPPIKYQYAELGKLYTVVSQLVRCCDVSSRMQSSINGNPPLPNPYGDTNLTAPVMPVQPLVAEILFVRTSYVKKIIEDCSNSEETVKLLRFSCWENPQFSSTVLSELLWQVAYSYTYELRPYLDLLLQILLIEDSWQTHRIHNVLKGIPDDRDGLFDTIQRSKNHYQKRAYQCIKCMVALFSNCSVAYQILQSNGDLKRKWTWAVEWLGDELERRPYTGNPQYTYNNWSPPVQSNETSNGYFLERSHSARMTLAKACELCPEEEPDEQEAPDDQDTSPPEDTSLYPHSPGTTQFQQNNHPHGQPYTGPAAQHMNNPQRPGPASAPTPGPNQNPNPNPNPNPTPNPTLTPASTTPAPGPRAQENWESTEEVAPAPTTIPAPAPPKE, encoded by the exons ATGACGGCCACCACGCGTGGCTCTCCGGTGGGGGGCAATGAGAGCCAGGGCCAGGCACCCGATGCTCAGAGCCAGCCACCGTTGCCACAGAACCAG ACATCATCTCCTAACTCGTCAAATGAGAACTCTCCAGTGAGCCCAACAGATGAGCAAGGCCAAGGAGACGGGACACATCGGCTAGAGAAGGAGGAACCGGCCTTCCCACACGCCGACCTGGCCAAGCTGGACGACATGATCAACAG GCCTCGTTGGGTTGTGCCAGTTTTGCCAAAAGGAGAACTAGAAGTTCTTTTGGAAGCTGCAATCGACCTGAGTAAAAAAG GACTGGATGTGAAATGTGAGGCATGTCAGAGGTTTTTCCGAGATGGTCTAACAATCTCCTTTACCAAGATCCTGACAGATGAGGCCGTCAGTGGCTGGAAGTTTGAGATCCAC AGGTGCATCATCAATAACACCCACCGTTTAGTGGAGTTATGTGTGGCCAAGCTCTCTCAGGACTGGTTTCCACTGCTGGAGCTGTTGGCCATGGCAACGAACCCTCACTGCAAGTTCCACATATACAATGGCACTCGGCCTTCTGAATCTGTCCCAGCCGGGGCACAGCTTGCTGACGATGAGCTCTTTGCCCGACCACCGGATCCTCGCTCTCCCAAG GGCTGGTTGGTGGACTTGATAAACAAGTTTGGCACGTTAAATGGTTTTCAAATTTTGCACGATCGCTTCATGAGTGGCCAAGCACTGAACGTCCAGATCATCGCTGCACTTATAAA ACCTTTTGGCCAGTGTTACGAGTTCCTCACATTGCACACTGTAAAGAAGTACTTCCTTCCAGTCATTGAGATGGTTCCCCAGTTTCTAGAGAATCTGACAGATGAGGAGTTGAAAAAAGAGGCCAAGAATGAAGCCAAAAACGACGCACTGTCCATGATAATCAAGTCTCTGAAGAATCTGGCCTCCCGAGTACCTGGGCAGGAGGAGACTGTGAAGAATTTAGAAATTTTTAGGTTAAAAATGATACTTAG gtTATTGCAAATTTCTTCTTTTAATGGCAAAATGAATGCACTAAATGAAGTTAATAAGGTAATCTCTAGTGTGTCCTACTACACTCATCGGCAtaacccagaggaggaggaatggcTGACTGCTGAACGCATGGCG GAGTGGATCCAACAGAACCACATCCTGTCTATTGTGCTGCGTGACAGTTTGCATCAGCCACAGTATGTTGAGAAACTGGAGAAGATCCTTCGCTTTGTCATCAAAGAGAAGGCTCTGACGATGCAGGACCTGGACAACATCTGGGCAGCGCAG GCTGGCAAACATGAGGCAATTGTAAAAAATGTACATGACCTGCTGGCAAAGCTGGCCTGGGACTTCTCACCAGAGCAGCTTGACCACCTATTTGACTGTTTCAAG GCAAGCTGGACCAATGCTAGCAAAAAGCAGCGTGAGAAACTGTTGGAACTCATCAGACGCTTGGCTGAAGATGATAAAGATGGGGTGATGGCCCACAAGGTCTTGAACCTGTTGTGGAATTTGGCACACAGTGATGACGTACCTGTAGATATCATGGACCAAGCTCTTAGTGCTCACATCAAAATACTAGACTACAGTTGCTCTCAG gacagagacacacagaagaTTCAATGGATAGATCGTTTCATAGAGGAGCTACGAACCAATGACAAGTGGGTGATTCCTGCCCTGAAGCAAATCAGAGAAATCTGCAGCCTCTTTGGTGAAGCCCCACAAAACCTCAG tcaaACCCAGAGAAGTCCTCATGTCTTTTACCGCCATGACCTTATCAACCAGCTTCAACACAACCATGCTCTGGTGACCCTGGTCGCTGAAAATCTTTCAGCTTACATGGAAACAATGAGGCAGTTGTCTAAAG AAGAACAAGCTGAGTTTGACCCTCAGACAGTCAGGCCAGGTAGCCGCTACAGCCATGTCCAGGAAGTCCAAGAACGACTTAACTTTTTGAG GTTCCTGCTAAAAGATGGCCAGTTGTGGTTGTGTGCCCCTCAAGCTAAGCAGATCTGGAAGTGTTTGGCTGAGAAtgcagtgtttttgtgtgatcGTGAGGCCTGCTTCAAGTG GTACTCCAAGCTCATGGGAGATGAGCCAGACCTGGATCCAGACATAAATAAGGACTTTTTTGAAAACAATGTCCTGCAGTTGGACCCTTCTCTATTAACAGAGAACGGCATGAAGTGCTTTGAGAGGTTCTTCAAGGCTGTCAACTGCAGGGAAGGCAAGCTGGTAGCAAAGCGCAGGGCCTATATGATGGATGATCTAGAGCTAATAGGCCTTGATTACCTCTGGAGG GTGGTAATACAAGGAAGTGATGACATTGCAAGCAGAGCCATAGATTTGCTAAAGGAGATCTACACCAATCTTGGACCAAAACTGCAAGTCAATCAG gTTGAAATTCACGAAGATTTCATCCAGTCATGTTTTGACCGTCTGAAGGCGTCCTATGACACCCTGTGTGTGTTAGATGGAGACAAAGACAGTATCAACTGTGCTCGTCAAGAGGCTATTCGCATGGTGCGAGTTCTCACTGTGCTTAAAGAGTACATCAATGAATGTGACAGTGACTACCACGAGGAGAGGACTATACTGCCCATGTCAAG AGCTTTCCGTGGGAAACATATCACTTTGATCATTCGTTTCCCAAACCAGGGGCGTCAGGTAGATGATTTGGATATCTGGTCACACACAAATGATACAATAGGCTCAGTACGGCGCAACATCCTGAACAGAATCAAGGCCAATGCTGCTCATACCAAAATTGAGCTATTTATTGGTGGAGAGGTTGTTGACCCCGCCGACGACAGGAAGCTGATTGGACAGCTCAATTTGAAAGACAAAACG CTGATTACAGCCAAGCTGACCCAGGTGAGTACCAACATGCCCTCCAGTCCAGACAGCTCCTCTGACTCATCTACTGGGTCCCCTGGCAACCATGGAAACCACTACAGTGATGGGCCCAACCCAGAAGTAGAAAGTTGTCTTCCTGGTGTG ATTATGTCCTTGCATTTGCGATACATCTCCTTCCTTTGGCAAGTAGCTGATCTGGGCTGCAACCTCAACATGCCACTACTTCGAGATGGAGCTCGGGTTCTTATGAAACTTATGCCCCCAG ATAACACTACAGTAGAAAATCTCAGAGCCATATGTTTGGACCATGCAAAACTTGGAGAGAACAGTCTCAGTCCATCACTTGACTCGAGATTTTTTGGACCTTCGCCTTCACAAGTCCTCTACCTCATAGAG GTTGTGTATGCTTTACTGATGCCAGCCAGTGCCACTCTGGGCGAGGACGCCAGTGATTTTCAGTACAACTTCTTAAAAAGTGGTGGCCTTCCCCTGGTATTGAGCATGCTTACCAGGAACAacttcctcccttctgcagATATGGAGACCCGGCGTGGGGCTTACCTCAATGCACTTAAAATTGCaaagctcctcctcacagctgtaGGATTTGGACATGTCAAAGCTGTAGCTGAAGCCTGCCAACCCAGTGCTGATGGAAATATTCCCGTGTCACCGGTGAGGCAACTG ATAAATCAAGCTACTCACGACCAGGCTCTGGTCCTCCAGAATGCCTTACAAAACATCCCCAACCCTGCATCAGAATGCATGCTGCGCAATGTAGCCATCCGCCTGGCCCAACAGATATCTGATGAG AGCTTTTTCCAGGCATCAAAGTACATCCCAGATATATGTGTGATTCGTGCAGTTCAGAAAATAGTGTGGGCGTCAGGCTGCGGTACAATACAGCTCGTCTTCAGTTCAAATGAAGAAATTAGCAAGATATACGAGAAG ACAAATGCAGCTAAGGAGCCGGATGGAGAAGACGAGCAGGTGTGCTGCGAGGCCCTGGAAGTAATGACATTATGCTTTGCCCTCACCCCCACAACTCTGGACACACTCAGTAAGGAGAAGGCTTGGCAGACTTTTATCATAGACTTGCTTCTGCACTGCCACAGCAA ATCTGTACGTCAGATGGCCCAGGAACAGTTTTTCCTAATGGCAACTCGATGTTGCATGGGTCATCGACCCCTGCTGTtcttcatcaccctcctcttcactgtGCTAGGG AGTACAGCCAAAGAGCGCGCCAAACATGCTGGGGACTACTTCACCTTACTCAGACATCTTTTGAACTATGCCTATAATAGCAACATCAACCTTCCAAATGCTGAAGTGCTCCTCAACAATGAAATTGACTGGCTGAAAAGGATACGG GATGAGGTTAAACGGACGGGAGAGACTGGTGTTGAAGAGACCATCTTGGAGGGACACCTTGGAGTCACAAAGGAGCTTTTAGCATTCCAGACACAGGAGAAGAAATATTACATTGGCTGTGAGAAGGGGGGAGCAAATCTCATTAAG GAGTTGATTGATGACTTCATCTTCCCGGCGTCCAATGTTTACCTTCAGTACATGAAAAGTGGAGAGTTTCCCACCGAGCAGGCCATCCCAGTCTGCAGCACCCCTGCTTCTATCAATGCTGGCTTTGAACTATTGGTAGCATTGGCAGTAGGCTGTGTCCGTAACCTCAAGCAAATAGTTGATACCCTGACTGACATGTACTACTTGG gtTGTGAGACACTAACAGAATGGGAGTACTTGCCTCCAGTTGGGCCACGGCCTAATAAAGGCTTTGTGGGACTGAAGAATGCTGGGGCCACCTGTTACATGAACTCGGTCATTCAGCAGCTATACATGATCCCTCCCATCCGCAATGGCATCCTCGCCATCGAGGGGACGGGCACTGATGTGGATGATGACATGTCTGGAGAtgagaagcaggaaaatgaG AGTAATGTGGATCCTCGGGATGAAGTATTCAGCTACCACCATCAATTTGATGATAAACCCTCCAGTAAGTCAGAAGACAGGAAAGAATACAACATCGGGGTATTGCGGCATCTGCAAGTCATTTTTGGACATTTGGCCGCCTCACGGCTGCAGTACTATGTTCCAAGGGGGTTCTGGAAACAGTTCAG aTTGTGGGGTGAGCCAGTAAACCTGCGAGAGCAACATGATGCCCTAGAGTTTTTCAACTCTCTGGTAGACAGTTTAGATGAAGCCCTGAAAGCCCTGGGCCACCCTGCCATGCTCAGCAAGGTGCTGGGAGGATCATTTGCTGACCAAAAGATTTGTCAGGGGTGCCCACACAG GTACGAGTGTGAGGAGTCATTCACAACTCTGAATGTAGACATCAGAAACCACCAGAACCTGTTGGATTCCATGGAGCAATATGTTAAAGGAGATTTGCTGGAGGGAGCCAACGCTTACCACTGTGAAAAGTGTAATAAGAAG GTGGATACGGTGAAGCGCCTCCTGATTAAGAAGCTGCCACCTGTCCTGGCTATTCAACTGAAGCGCTTTGACTATgactgggagagagagtgtgccATCAAGTTTAATGACTACTTTGAGTTCCCCAGGGAGCTGGACATGGAGCCATACACTGTAGCAGGTGTGGCCAAGCTCGAGGGAGACGACGTTAACCCGGAGAATCAGGTCATCCAACAGAATGAGCCCTCTGAACCGACACCTTCAGGGAGCTCCAAGTATCGTCTGGTGGGAGTGCTGGTACACTCAGGACAGGCCAGCGGTGGGCACTATTATTCCTACATAATTCAGAGGAACGGAGGAGATGGTGAGAAAAACCGCTGGTACAAATTTGATGACGGCGACGTGACTGAGTGCAAGATGGACGatgaggaggaaatgaagaaccaATGTTTTGGAGGAGAGTACATGGGCGAGGTGTTTGATCACATGATGAAGAGGATGTCATATCGAAGACAGAAACGGTGGTGGAATGCCTACATCCTGTTTTATGAGAGAATGGACTCACTTGACAAGGACAACGAGATTGTGAAATACATCTCTGATTTGACCATCTCCGCCACAAAACCTCATCAGGTCAAGATGCCTGGTGTCATCGAGTGCAGCGTCCGCAAGCAGAACGTCCAGTTCATGCATAATCGAATGCAATACAGCCTGGAATATTTCCAGTTCATTAAGAAACTTCTGACCTGTAACAGTGTCTATTTAAACCCTCCTCCAG GACAAGATCATCTTCTCCCAGAAGCTGAGGAAATTGCAATGATCAGTGCTCAGCTTGCTGCCAGGTTCCTCTTCAGTACAGGTTTTCACACCAAAAAAGTCGTGCGGGGCCCTGCCAGTGACTG GTATGATGCCCTCTGCATCCTGCTGAGACACAGTAAGAATGTACGCTTCTGGTTTGCACACAACGTTTTGTTTGCGTACCCTAACCGCTTCTCGGAGTACCTGCTGGAGTGCCCCAGCGCTGAGGTCCGTGGTGCTTTTGCCAAGCTCATCGTCTTCATAGCTCACTTTTCCCTGCCAGACGGCTCGTGCCCCTCCCCGACAGCCTCACCCGGACCTTCTGCTCAG GGTTGTGATAACCTCAGTTTAAGCGACCACCTGTTGAGAGCCGTACTCAACCTGCTCCGAAGAGAGGTTTCCGAACACGGCCGTCACCTGCAGCAGTACTTCAACCTCTTTGTCATGTATGCCAACCTCGGTAAGGAGCTCGCGTTGGGTCACTCAGCCGCCACGACCACCTGCTCCTCCGTGAATT gCCTGGCAGAGAAGACCCAGCTCTTGAAGCTGAACGTTCCAGCTACTTTCATGTTGGTCGCTCTGGATGAAGGTCCTGGCCCCCCAATTAAATACCAGTATGCTGAGCTGGGAAAACTCTACACTGTGGTCTCCCAGCTCGTGCGCTGCTGTGACGTGTCCTCGCGCATGCAGTCGTCCATAAATG GAAATCCTCCGCTCCCGAACCCATACGGGGACACCAACCTCACAGCTCCGGTGATGCCTGTGCAGCCACTGGTGGCAGAGATCCTgtttgtgaggaccagctaTGTGAAGAAGATCATCGAGGATTGCAGCAACTCTGAGGAGACGGTGAAGCTGCTTCgcttcagctgctgggagaACCCTCAGTTCTCCTCCACCGTGCTCAGTGAGCTGCTCTGGCAG GTGGCCTACTCTTACACCTACGAGCTGAGGCCCTACTTGGACCTGCTGCTCCAGATTCTGCTGATTGAGGACTCCTGGCAGACGCACAG GATCCACAACGTGTTGAAGGGCATACCGGATGACAGAGATGGGCTCTTTGATACCATCCAGCGCTCAAAGAACCACTACCAGAAACGCGCCTACCAGTGCATCAAGTGCATGGTGGCGCTCTTCAGCAACTGTTCTGTGGCCTACCAGATCTTACAG AGTAATGGTGACCTGAAACGGAAGTGGACCTGGGCGGTGGAGTGGTTAGGGgatgagctggagaggaggccTTATACTGGGAACCCTCAGTACACCTACAACAACTGGTCACCTCCAGTTCAGAGCAACGAGACCTCCAACGGCTACTTCCTGGAGCGCTCTCACAGCGCTCGCATGACATTGGCCAAAGCTTGTGAACTTTGTCCTGAAGAG GAGCCTGATGAGCAGGAGGCGCCTGATGATCAGGACACCTCCCCTCCTGAAGACACCTCTTTGTATCCACATTCTCCTGGGACAACCCAGTTTCAGCAG AACAACCACCCCCATGGGCAACCTTACACTGGTCCTGCTGCTCAGCACATGAACAACCCCCAGCGTCCTGGTCCTGCTTCTGCCCCGACTCCTGGCCCCAACCAGAACCcaaacccgaacccgaacccgaacccaaccccaaacccaaccctcacccctgCTAGCACCACTCCCGCACCAGGGCCACGAGCACAAGAAAACTGGGAGAGCACCGAGGAGGTCGCTCCTGCCCCGACCACGATACCAGCGCCCGCGCCACCGAAAGaataa